A section of the Sphaerobacter thermophilus DSM 20745 genome encodes:
- a CDS encoding ABC transporter substrate-binding protein → MQRDSQPLMNHRLSRRSMLLGLGTTVIGGLLAACGGGESEETTPAAAETPTQAAAAETPTTAAATPTAAASPSASTPSTSTSSGEPVRVGVIGTISGVYSTLGQNMVDGMQLYLSEIEYQAGGRPIELIIEDSAGSPDQALAKARQLVERDQVHIIAGVTLSNEAAAVRDYIVEAQVPWIIGNAGLPGLTRDPNMRSPYIFRVSFANGQYEAPFGDYAYNTLGYQRVIVTALDYSAGHDKAGAFMQRFRDAGGEIVGEVYAPMDTQDYGPYLQRIQQMDADAVWAFYSGGDAVRFVLQYAEFGLKDQFPLIGAGDTVDENILNQQGDAALDVVSTLHYSPLYDSPENQAFVEAFESTYDAQANQFAYQGYLAARVIAEALTATDGNAEDTQAFLEALKGVSFTGPTGEFRFHPESQGAVITVLVRRVEQLPDGSYGNVVIDAIGNVDDLSF, encoded by the coding sequence ATGCAGCGTGATTCCCAGCCGCTCATGAACCACAGACTCAGTCGCCGTTCGATGTTGCTGGGACTCGGGACGACCGTGATCGGTGGCCTGCTGGCGGCCTGCGGTGGCGGAGAGTCTGAGGAAACGACTCCGGCTGCCGCTGAGACGCCGACCCAGGCTGCCGCTGCGGAGACGCCTACGACGGCAGCCGCCACTCCGACCGCTGCCGCCAGCCCGAGTGCCAGCACGCCGTCGACGTCCACGTCCTCCGGTGAACCAGTCCGCGTCGGGGTGATCGGCACCATCTCGGGCGTCTACTCCACCCTTGGACAGAACATGGTCGACGGGATGCAGCTCTACCTCTCGGAGATCGAGTACCAGGCCGGTGGTCGTCCGATCGAGCTCATCATCGAGGACTCGGCGGGCAGCCCGGATCAGGCGCTGGCCAAGGCGCGGCAACTCGTCGAGCGCGACCAGGTGCACATCATCGCCGGAGTGACCTTGAGCAACGAGGCGGCCGCGGTCCGCGACTACATCGTCGAGGCGCAGGTCCCCTGGATCATCGGCAACGCCGGGTTGCCGGGGCTGACGCGCGACCCCAACATGCGGAGCCCCTACATCTTCCGCGTCTCCTTTGCCAACGGCCAGTACGAGGCGCCGTTCGGCGACTACGCCTACAACACCCTCGGCTACCAGCGGGTCATCGTCACGGCGCTCGACTACTCGGCCGGACACGACAAGGCGGGCGCCTTCATGCAGCGCTTCCGCGATGCCGGCGGTGAGATCGTCGGCGAGGTCTACGCGCCGATGGACACGCAGGACTATGGCCCGTACCTGCAGCGCATCCAGCAGATGGACGCCGATGCCGTCTGGGCTTTCTATTCCGGTGGTGATGCGGTACGCTTTGTGCTGCAGTACGCGGAGTTCGGTCTCAAAGACCAGTTCCCGCTCATCGGTGCAGGTGACACCGTGGACGAGAACATTCTTAACCAGCAGGGTGATGCTGCCCTGGACGTGGTCAGCACCCTGCACTACAGCCCGCTGTACGATTCGCCGGAGAATCAGGCCTTCGTCGAGGCCTTCGAGTCGACGTACGACGCCCAGGCGAATCAGTTTGCCTACCAGGGCTACCTCGCTGCCCGCGTGATCGCCGAAGCTTTGACGGCGACCGACGGGAACGCGGAGGATACGCAGGCGTTCCTGGAGGCCCTGAAGGGCGTGAGCTTCACCGGGCCCACCGGTGAGTTCCGCTTCCACCCCGAATCTCAGGGGGCGGTGATCACGGTGCTGGTGCGGCGCGTCGAGCAACTGCCCGACGGCAGCTACGGGAACGTCGTGATCGATGCGATTGGGAATGTCGATGACCTGTCGTTCTAG
- a CDS encoding branched-chain amino acid ABC transporter permease, translated as MPINAASVVIGLSYASLLFLISVGLSVVFGLMRFVNLATGALYIVGGYVAWSVANRTDNFWLALPAGAIMALIIGVVIERGFLDRLLGKELMQVSLTLGVAYIVADVTRWIWGGDPLRVRAPEMLRGSTRLFGSVFPTYRLALIVIGAVLAIIVWYLLERTRWGAYVRAGVDDMEMLECLGVNGRRVFSVVFALGALLCGLGGALGTPVTGVSPGIDSQMLLMALIVVVLGGLGSVLGAIVASGVVGMVDNMVRTFWPEASFFVVWVLVALVLIVRPQGLFGRAV; from the coding sequence ATGCCGATCAACGCGGCGAGCGTAGTCATCGGCCTGTCATACGCGAGCCTGCTCTTCTTGATCTCGGTGGGGCTGTCGGTGGTGTTCGGGTTGATGCGCTTCGTCAACCTGGCCACCGGCGCCCTCTACATCGTCGGTGGCTACGTTGCCTGGAGCGTGGCGAACCGGACCGACAACTTCTGGCTGGCGCTTCCGGCAGGGGCAATCATGGCGCTGATCATCGGCGTCGTGATCGAGCGAGGCTTCCTGGACCGGTTGCTCGGCAAAGAGTTGATGCAGGTCAGCCTGACGCTCGGGGTCGCGTACATCGTAGCGGATGTGACGCGCTGGATCTGGGGCGGCGACCCATTGCGGGTGCGCGCTCCTGAGATGCTGCGTGGCTCGACCCGCCTGTTCGGCTCCGTCTTCCCCACCTACCGCCTGGCGTTGATCGTGATCGGCGCCGTGCTGGCGATCATCGTCTGGTACCTGCTGGAGCGCACGCGCTGGGGCGCATATGTCCGCGCGGGCGTGGACGACATGGAGATGCTCGAGTGCCTCGGAGTGAACGGGCGCCGCGTCTTCTCCGTGGTCTTCGCGCTGGGTGCGCTCCTGTGCGGCCTCGGCGGAGCACTGGGCACGCCGGTGACCGGCGTTTCGCCGGGCATCGACTCGCAGATGCTGCTGATGGCCCTGATCGTGGTGGTGCTCGGTGGCCTGGGATCCGTACTCGGCGCGATCGTGGCGAGCGGCGTGGTCGGCATGGTCGACAACATGGTGCGGACCTTCTGGCCCGAGGCTTCGTTCTTCGTCGTCTGGGTGCTCGTCGCCCTGGTGCTGATCGTTCGGCCGCAGGGTTTGTTCGGCCGTGCGGTCTGA